One Nitrososphaerota archaeon genomic window, TATTATTACATCTACTCCAAATTCATTTCCAATTTGTACAGCTAAAGGAATACCATTTGTTTCAACTGTTAAAATTTTATCTACATCAATTATTTCAAATTCATGAAGAACCATTTTACCAACAATTTTTTGAAGTAGTGTATCATGAACTAATGATGATAAATCAAATATTCCATTTTCTTTAATTTTAATTTTAGTTTTAATCATTTCGATTAAATATTCTTCTTTGAAAAAATTAAGTATTTTATCAGCTCTTCTAATATTTGGAAGAACATGTCCATTTATATATCTACTTATAACAGGTATTGGTAAATCTAACATTTTTGAAAGTTCATAATAAGAATATTCCTTTTTCAATAATTGCAGAATTTCTATCGCAAAAAGTTTCTTCTTTGTTTCAGATAACTTAGTCATAATTCATCATCATTTAACGAGATTTTATTTTATTAAATAGAATAAAAACATTAAATTAAATTTTTAAGTAAAATTAATACCGAAATTTATATAAAAATAAATTTCATTTATTTTCTCACTTTTAATTTTTCTTTTTTTAAAAGG contains:
- a CDS encoding phosphoribosyltransferase family protein; the encoded protein is MTKLSETKKKLFAIEILQLLKKEYSYYELSKMLDLPIPVISRYINGHVLPNIRRADKILNFFKEEYLIEMIKTKIKIKENGIFDLSSLVHDTLLQKIVGKMVLHEFEIIDVDKILTVETNGIPLAVQIGNEFGVDVIIAKKQKELGVDEFIEEKSIVSPSVGKFFYIPKDSIKKDELVLIVDDIIRTGVTINGLIKLVEKAKAKPAGIFTLISTKDAIENLKKTTNIKCQVSSLLIL